A single region of the Brachypodium distachyon strain Bd21 chromosome 3, Brachypodium_distachyon_v3.0, whole genome shotgun sequence genome encodes:
- the LOC100844899 gene encoding protein CNGC15b isoform X1, which yields MVFDQRLAAKEQHGVLWFTNRQCYSRFQNDLEVQHLKASALGSTPSPSSSSSRKHKKPHDPRKCKPGGTSRGWPPEEPEKPCRRSLKDRVLSRAFSEELESLMHAGNNNHHQLPLFDPRGRVIHLWNKVFLAACLVSLFVDPLFLYLTGTQQNMCIEFKHSLALTLSMIRSLLDVFYAVHIFLRFRTAFIAPSSRVFGRGELVILPYKIARRYLSSTFWFDLITALPLPQFVIWILVPMLKESATANRKDILRFSIIFQYLPRLFQIFPLTRQIVMATGAMTENAWASAAYNLILYMLASHVLGALWYLFSVQRQEACWRAACHLDGPMCQTEFFDCNTVSNNRTIWYQLSNITSLCTPSNSFYQFGIYGEALDQKLTTSAFTQKYFYCFWWGLKNLSCLGQNLATSLFIGEISFAIVIGVLGLVLFALLIGNMQSYLQATMIRLEEWRTKRTDMERWMHHRQIPQQLKQCVRRYQQYTWVATRGVDEEALLKDLPMDIRRDIKRHLCLDLVRRVPLFDEMDERTLEAICERLRPALYTRGTRLVRELDPVDSMLFIIRGYLDSYTTQGGRSGFFNSCRIGAGEFCGEELLTWALDPRPSEYLPRSTRTVRAVSEVEAFALVAEDLRFVASQFRRLHSARIRHRFRFYSHQWRTWAACFIQAAWRRHKRRRASMELRMMPEGGGGGARAGGGGVRCRRHSCDGKALKKPMEPDFTVEEEDD from the exons ATGGTTTTTGACCAGAGACTGGCTGCTAAGGAGCAGCATGGCGTGCTGTGGTTCACGAACCGTCAG TGCTATTCCAGGTTTCAGAACGACCTCGAGGTCCAGCACTTGAAAGCAAGCGCGTTGGGGAGCACGCCATcgccgagcagcagcagcagcaggaagcACAAGAAGCCACATGATCCAAGGAAATGCAAGCCGGGTGGCACGTCCCGAGGCTGGCCgccggaggagccggagaagCCGTGCAGGAGGAGCCTCAAGGACCGGGTGCTGTCGCGGGCCTTCTCGGAGGAGCTGGAGTCGCTGATGCACGCGGGCAACAACAACCACCACCAGCTGCCGCTGTTCGACCCCCGGGGCCGCGTCATCCACCTGTGGAACAAGGTCTTCCTGGCGGCGTGCCTGGTGTCGCTGTTCGTGGACCCTTTGTTCCTGTACCTGACGGGCACCCAGCAGAACATGTGCATCGAGTTCAAGCACTCCCTGGCGCTCACGCTCTCCATGATCCGGTCCCTGCTCGACGTCTTCTACGCCGTCCACATCTTCCTCCGTTTCCGGACCGCCTTCATCGCGCCGTCTTCCAGGGTGTTTGGGAGAGGGGAGCTTGTCATCCTGCCTTACAAGATCGCCAGGAGGTACCTGTCCAGTACCTTCTGGTTCGACCTCATCACCGCGCTGCCTCTGCCGCAG TTTGTGATCTGGATTCTGGTGCCGATGCTGAAGGAATCCGCAACGGCGAACAGGAAGGACATCCTTCGCTTCAGCATCATCTTCCAGTACCTCCCCCGGCTTTTCCAGATCTTCCCGCTCACGAGGCAGATCGTCATGGCCACCGGTGCCATGACGGAGAACGCGTGGGCCAGCGCCGCGTACAATCTCATACTCTACATGCTCGCAAGCCAT GTGCTGGGAGCGTTGTGGTACCTGTTCTCGGTGCAGAGGCAGGAGGCGTGCTGGAGGGCGGCGTGCCACCTGGACGGGCCCATGTGTCAGACCGAGTTCTTCGACTGCAACACCGTGAGCAACAACAGGACGATCTGGTACCAGCTGAGCAACATAACAAGCTTGTGCACCCCGAGCAACAGCTTCTACCAGTTTGGGATCTACGGGGAGGCGCTGGACCAAAAGCTGACCACGTCGGCGTTTACGCAGAAGTATTTCTACTGCTTCTGGTGGGGGCTGAAGAACCTCAG TTGCTTAGGACAGAATCTGGCGACGAGCTTGTTCATAGGAGAGATAAGCTTCGCGATCGTCATCGGCGTTCTTGGGCTGGTGCTGTTCGCCCTGCTCATTGGCAATATGcaa TCTTACCTCCAAGCGACGATGATCCGGCTGGAAGAGTGGCGGACCAAGCGGACGGACATGGAGCGGTGGATGCACCACCGTCAGATCCCGCAGCAGCTAAAGCAGTGCGTGCGTCGGTACCAGCAGTACACGTGGGTGGCCACCCGGGGCGTGGACGAGGAGGCCTTGCTCAAGGACCTCCCCATGGACATCCGCCGGGACATCAAGCGCCACCTCTGCCTGGACCTGGTCCGCAGAGTTCCCCTCTTCGACGAGATGGACGAGCGCACGCTCGAGGCCATCTGCGAGCGGCTGCGGCCGGCGCTCTACACGCGCGGCACGCGGCTGGTGCGCGAGCTCGACCCCGTGGACTCCATGCTCTTCATCATCCGGGGCTACCTGGACTCGTACACCACGCAGGGCGGGCGGTCCGGGTTCTTCAACTCGTGCCGCATCGGGGCCGGCGAGTTCTGCGGGGAGGAGCTGCTGACTTGGGCGCTGGACCCAAGGCCGTCGGAGTACTTGCCCCGGTCCACGCGCACCGTGAGGGCGGTCTCCGAGGTCGAGGCGTTCGCGCTCGTGGCGGAGGATTTAAGGTTCGTGGCGTCGCAGTTCCGGCGCTTGCACAGCGCGAGGATCCGGCATAGGTTCAGGTTCTACTCGCACCAGTGGCGCACCTGGGCCGCGTGCTTTATTCAGGCCGCGTGGCGGAGGCATAAGCGGCGCCGCGCGTCCATGGAGCTCAGGATGATGCCggaagggggaggagggggagcgagggcgggaGGAGGGGGCGTGAGGTGTCGGAGGCATAGCTGCGACGGCAAGGCGCTCAAGAAGCCCATGGAGCCGGACTtcacggtggaggaggaagacgactgA
- the LOC100844899 gene encoding protein CNGC15b isoform X2, with product MVFDQRLAAKEQHGVLWFTNRQCYSRFQNDLEVQHLKASALGSTPSPSSSSSRKHKKPHDPRKCKPGGTSRGWPPEEPEKPCRRSLKDRVLSRAFSEELESLMHAGNNNHHQLPLFDPRGRVIHLWNKVFLAACLVSLFVDPLFLYLTGTQQNMCIEFKHSLALTLSMIRSLLDVFYAVHIFLRFRTAFIAPSSRVFGRGELVILPYKIARRYLSSTFWFDLITALPLPQFVIWILVPMLKESATANRKDILRFSIIFQYLPRLFQIFPLTRQIVMATGAMTENAWASAAYNLILYMLASHVLGALWYLFSVQRQEACWRAACHLDGPMCQTEFFDCNTVSNNRTIWYQLSNITSLCTPSNSFYQFGIYGEALDQKLTTSAFTQKYFYCFWWGLKNLRTESGDELVHRRDKLRDRHRRSWAGAVRPAHWQYSYLQATMIRLEEWRTKRTDMERWMHHRQIPQQLKQCVRRYQQYTWVATRGVDEEALLKDLPMDIRRDIKRHLCLDLVRRVPLFDEMDERTLEAICERLRPALYTRGTRLVRELDPVDSMLFIIRGYLDSYTTQGGRSGFFNSCRIGAGEFCGEELLTWALDPRPSEYLPRSTRTVRAVSEVEAFALVAEDLRFVASQFRRLHSARIRHRFRFYSHQWRTWAACFIQAAWRRHKRRRASMELRMMPEGGGGGARAGGGGVRCRRHSCDGKALKKPMEPDFTVEEEDD from the exons ATGGTTTTTGACCAGAGACTGGCTGCTAAGGAGCAGCATGGCGTGCTGTGGTTCACGAACCGTCAG TGCTATTCCAGGTTTCAGAACGACCTCGAGGTCCAGCACTTGAAAGCAAGCGCGTTGGGGAGCACGCCATcgccgagcagcagcagcagcaggaagcACAAGAAGCCACATGATCCAAGGAAATGCAAGCCGGGTGGCACGTCCCGAGGCTGGCCgccggaggagccggagaagCCGTGCAGGAGGAGCCTCAAGGACCGGGTGCTGTCGCGGGCCTTCTCGGAGGAGCTGGAGTCGCTGATGCACGCGGGCAACAACAACCACCACCAGCTGCCGCTGTTCGACCCCCGGGGCCGCGTCATCCACCTGTGGAACAAGGTCTTCCTGGCGGCGTGCCTGGTGTCGCTGTTCGTGGACCCTTTGTTCCTGTACCTGACGGGCACCCAGCAGAACATGTGCATCGAGTTCAAGCACTCCCTGGCGCTCACGCTCTCCATGATCCGGTCCCTGCTCGACGTCTTCTACGCCGTCCACATCTTCCTCCGTTTCCGGACCGCCTTCATCGCGCCGTCTTCCAGGGTGTTTGGGAGAGGGGAGCTTGTCATCCTGCCTTACAAGATCGCCAGGAGGTACCTGTCCAGTACCTTCTGGTTCGACCTCATCACCGCGCTGCCTCTGCCGCAG TTTGTGATCTGGATTCTGGTGCCGATGCTGAAGGAATCCGCAACGGCGAACAGGAAGGACATCCTTCGCTTCAGCATCATCTTCCAGTACCTCCCCCGGCTTTTCCAGATCTTCCCGCTCACGAGGCAGATCGTCATGGCCACCGGTGCCATGACGGAGAACGCGTGGGCCAGCGCCGCGTACAATCTCATACTCTACATGCTCGCAAGCCAT GTGCTGGGAGCGTTGTGGTACCTGTTCTCGGTGCAGAGGCAGGAGGCGTGCTGGAGGGCGGCGTGCCACCTGGACGGGCCCATGTGTCAGACCGAGTTCTTCGACTGCAACACCGTGAGCAACAACAGGACGATCTGGTACCAGCTGAGCAACATAACAAGCTTGTGCACCCCGAGCAACAGCTTCTACCAGTTTGGGATCTACGGGGAGGCGCTGGACCAAAAGCTGACCACGTCGGCGTTTACGCAGAAGTATTTCTACTGCTTCTGGTGGGGGCTGAAGAACCTCAG GACAGAATCTGGCGACGAGCTTGTTCATAGGAGAGATAAGCTTCGCGATCGTCATCGGCGTTCTTGGGCTGGTGCTGTTCGCCCTGCTCATTGGCAATAT TCTTACCTCCAAGCGACGATGATCCGGCTGGAAGAGTGGCGGACCAAGCGGACGGACATGGAGCGGTGGATGCACCACCGTCAGATCCCGCAGCAGCTAAAGCAGTGCGTGCGTCGGTACCAGCAGTACACGTGGGTGGCCACCCGGGGCGTGGACGAGGAGGCCTTGCTCAAGGACCTCCCCATGGACATCCGCCGGGACATCAAGCGCCACCTCTGCCTGGACCTGGTCCGCAGAGTTCCCCTCTTCGACGAGATGGACGAGCGCACGCTCGAGGCCATCTGCGAGCGGCTGCGGCCGGCGCTCTACACGCGCGGCACGCGGCTGGTGCGCGAGCTCGACCCCGTGGACTCCATGCTCTTCATCATCCGGGGCTACCTGGACTCGTACACCACGCAGGGCGGGCGGTCCGGGTTCTTCAACTCGTGCCGCATCGGGGCCGGCGAGTTCTGCGGGGAGGAGCTGCTGACTTGGGCGCTGGACCCAAGGCCGTCGGAGTACTTGCCCCGGTCCACGCGCACCGTGAGGGCGGTCTCCGAGGTCGAGGCGTTCGCGCTCGTGGCGGAGGATTTAAGGTTCGTGGCGTCGCAGTTCCGGCGCTTGCACAGCGCGAGGATCCGGCATAGGTTCAGGTTCTACTCGCACCAGTGGCGCACCTGGGCCGCGTGCTTTATTCAGGCCGCGTGGCGGAGGCATAAGCGGCGCCGCGCGTCCATGGAGCTCAGGATGATGCCggaagggggaggagggggagcgagggcgggaGGAGGGGGCGTGAGGTGTCGGAGGCATAGCTGCGACGGCAAGGCGCTCAAGAAGCCCATGGAGCCGGACTtcacggtggaggaggaagacgactgA
- the LOC100844899 gene encoding protein CNGC15a isoform X6 — protein sequence MVFDQRLAAKEQHGVLWFTNRQCYSRFQNDLEVQHLKASALGSTPSPSSSSSRKHKKPHDPRKCKPGGTSRGWPPEEPEKPCRRSLKDRVLSRAFSEELESLMHAGNNNHHQLPLFDPRGRVIHLWNKVFLAACLVSLFVDPLFLYLTGTQQNMCIEFKHSLALTLSMIRSLLDVFYAVHIFLRFRTAFIAPSSRVFGRGELVILPYKIARRYLSSTFWFDLITALPLPQFVIWILVPMLKESATANRKDILRFSIIFQYLPRLFQIFPLTRQIVMATGAMTENAWASAAYNLILYMLASHVLGALWYLFSVQRQEACWRAACHLDGPMCQTEFFDCNTVSNNRTIWYQLSNITSLCTPSNSFYQFGIYGEALDQKLTTSAFTQKYFYCFWWGLKNLRTESGDELVHRRDKLRDRHRRSWAGAVRPAHWQYAILPPSDDDPAGRVADQADGHGAVDAPPSDPAAAKAVRASVPAVHVGGHPGRGRGGLAQGPPHGHPPGHQAPPLPGPGPQSSPLRRDGRAHARGHLRAAAAGALHARHAAGARARPRGLHALHHPGLPGLVHHAGRAVRVLQLVPHRGRRVLRGGAADLGAGPKAVGVLAPVHAHREGGLRGRGVRARGGGFKVRGVAVPALAQREDPA from the exons ATGGTTTTTGACCAGAGACTGGCTGCTAAGGAGCAGCATGGCGTGCTGTGGTTCACGAACCGTCAG TGCTATTCCAGGTTTCAGAACGACCTCGAGGTCCAGCACTTGAAAGCAAGCGCGTTGGGGAGCACGCCATcgccgagcagcagcagcagcaggaagcACAAGAAGCCACATGATCCAAGGAAATGCAAGCCGGGTGGCACGTCCCGAGGCTGGCCgccggaggagccggagaagCCGTGCAGGAGGAGCCTCAAGGACCGGGTGCTGTCGCGGGCCTTCTCGGAGGAGCTGGAGTCGCTGATGCACGCGGGCAACAACAACCACCACCAGCTGCCGCTGTTCGACCCCCGGGGCCGCGTCATCCACCTGTGGAACAAGGTCTTCCTGGCGGCGTGCCTGGTGTCGCTGTTCGTGGACCCTTTGTTCCTGTACCTGACGGGCACCCAGCAGAACATGTGCATCGAGTTCAAGCACTCCCTGGCGCTCACGCTCTCCATGATCCGGTCCCTGCTCGACGTCTTCTACGCCGTCCACATCTTCCTCCGTTTCCGGACCGCCTTCATCGCGCCGTCTTCCAGGGTGTTTGGGAGAGGGGAGCTTGTCATCCTGCCTTACAAGATCGCCAGGAGGTACCTGTCCAGTACCTTCTGGTTCGACCTCATCACCGCGCTGCCTCTGCCGCAG TTTGTGATCTGGATTCTGGTGCCGATGCTGAAGGAATCCGCAACGGCGAACAGGAAGGACATCCTTCGCTTCAGCATCATCTTCCAGTACCTCCCCCGGCTTTTCCAGATCTTCCCGCTCACGAGGCAGATCGTCATGGCCACCGGTGCCATGACGGAGAACGCGTGGGCCAGCGCCGCGTACAATCTCATACTCTACATGCTCGCAAGCCAT GTGCTGGGAGCGTTGTGGTACCTGTTCTCGGTGCAGAGGCAGGAGGCGTGCTGGAGGGCGGCGTGCCACCTGGACGGGCCCATGTGTCAGACCGAGTTCTTCGACTGCAACACCGTGAGCAACAACAGGACGATCTGGTACCAGCTGAGCAACATAACAAGCTTGTGCACCCCGAGCAACAGCTTCTACCAGTTTGGGATCTACGGGGAGGCGCTGGACCAAAAGCTGACCACGTCGGCGTTTACGCAGAAGTATTTCTACTGCTTCTGGTGGGGGCTGAAGAACCTCAG GACAGAATCTGGCGACGAGCTTGTTCATAGGAGAGATAAGCTTCGCGATCGTCATCGGCGTTCTTGGGCTGGTGCTGTTCGCCCTGCTCATTGGCAATATGcaa TCTTACCTCCAAGCGACGATGATCCGGCTGGAAGAGTGGCGGACCAAGCGGACGGACATGGAGCGGTGGATGCACCACCGTCAGATCCCGCAGCAGCTAAAGCAGTGCGTGCGTCGGTACCAGCAGTACACGTGGGTGGCCACCCGGGGCGTGGACGAGGAGGCCTTGCTCAAGGACCTCCCCATGGACATCCGCCGGGACATCAAGCGCCACCTCTGCCTGGACCTGGTCCGCAGAGTTCCCCTCTTCGACGAGATGGACGAGCGCACGCTCGAGGCCATCTGCGAGCGGCTGCGGCCGGCGCTCTACACGCGCGGCACGCGGCTGGTGCGCGAGCTCGACCCCGTGGACTCCATGCTCTTCATCATCCGGGGCTACCTGGACTCGTACACCACGCAGGGCGGGCGGTCCGGGTTCTTCAACTCGTGCCGCATCGGGGCCGGCGAGTTCTGCGGGGAGGAGCTGCTGACTTGGGCGCTGGACCCAAGGCCGTCGGAGTACTTGCCCCGGTCCACGCGCACCGTGAGGGCGGTCTCCGAGGTCGAGGCGTTCGCGCTCGTGGCGGAGGATTTAAGGTTCGTGGCGTCGCAGTTCCGGCGCTTGCACAGCGCGAGGATCCGGCATAG
- the LOC100844899 gene encoding protein CNGC15b isoform X3 has translation MACCGSRTVRFQNDLEVQHLKASALGSTPSPSSSSSRKHKKPHDPRKCKPGGTSRGWPPEEPEKPCRRSLKDRVLSRAFSEELESLMHAGNNNHHQLPLFDPRGRVIHLWNKVFLAACLVSLFVDPLFLYLTGTQQNMCIEFKHSLALTLSMIRSLLDVFYAVHIFLRFRTAFIAPSSRVFGRGELVILPYKIARRYLSSTFWFDLITALPLPQFVIWILVPMLKESATANRKDILRFSIIFQYLPRLFQIFPLTRQIVMATGAMTENAWASAAYNLILYMLASHVLGALWYLFSVQRQEACWRAACHLDGPMCQTEFFDCNTVSNNRTIWYQLSNITSLCTPSNSFYQFGIYGEALDQKLTTSAFTQKYFYCFWWGLKNLSCLGQNLATSLFIGEISFAIVIGVLGLVLFALLIGNMQSYLQATMIRLEEWRTKRTDMERWMHHRQIPQQLKQCVRRYQQYTWVATRGVDEEALLKDLPMDIRRDIKRHLCLDLVRRVPLFDEMDERTLEAICERLRPALYTRGTRLVRELDPVDSMLFIIRGYLDSYTTQGGRSGFFNSCRIGAGEFCGEELLTWALDPRPSEYLPRSTRTVRAVSEVEAFALVAEDLRFVASQFRRLHSARIRHRFRFYSHQWRTWAACFIQAAWRRHKRRRASMELRMMPEGGGGGARAGGGGVRCRRHSCDGKALKKPMEPDFTVEEEDD, from the exons ATGGCGTGCTGTGGTTCACGAACCGTCAG GTTTCAGAACGACCTCGAGGTCCAGCACTTGAAAGCAAGCGCGTTGGGGAGCACGCCATcgccgagcagcagcagcagcaggaagcACAAGAAGCCACATGATCCAAGGAAATGCAAGCCGGGTGGCACGTCCCGAGGCTGGCCgccggaggagccggagaagCCGTGCAGGAGGAGCCTCAAGGACCGGGTGCTGTCGCGGGCCTTCTCGGAGGAGCTGGAGTCGCTGATGCACGCGGGCAACAACAACCACCACCAGCTGCCGCTGTTCGACCCCCGGGGCCGCGTCATCCACCTGTGGAACAAGGTCTTCCTGGCGGCGTGCCTGGTGTCGCTGTTCGTGGACCCTTTGTTCCTGTACCTGACGGGCACCCAGCAGAACATGTGCATCGAGTTCAAGCACTCCCTGGCGCTCACGCTCTCCATGATCCGGTCCCTGCTCGACGTCTTCTACGCCGTCCACATCTTCCTCCGTTTCCGGACCGCCTTCATCGCGCCGTCTTCCAGGGTGTTTGGGAGAGGGGAGCTTGTCATCCTGCCTTACAAGATCGCCAGGAGGTACCTGTCCAGTACCTTCTGGTTCGACCTCATCACCGCGCTGCCTCTGCCGCAG TTTGTGATCTGGATTCTGGTGCCGATGCTGAAGGAATCCGCAACGGCGAACAGGAAGGACATCCTTCGCTTCAGCATCATCTTCCAGTACCTCCCCCGGCTTTTCCAGATCTTCCCGCTCACGAGGCAGATCGTCATGGCCACCGGTGCCATGACGGAGAACGCGTGGGCCAGCGCCGCGTACAATCTCATACTCTACATGCTCGCAAGCCAT GTGCTGGGAGCGTTGTGGTACCTGTTCTCGGTGCAGAGGCAGGAGGCGTGCTGGAGGGCGGCGTGCCACCTGGACGGGCCCATGTGTCAGACCGAGTTCTTCGACTGCAACACCGTGAGCAACAACAGGACGATCTGGTACCAGCTGAGCAACATAACAAGCTTGTGCACCCCGAGCAACAGCTTCTACCAGTTTGGGATCTACGGGGAGGCGCTGGACCAAAAGCTGACCACGTCGGCGTTTACGCAGAAGTATTTCTACTGCTTCTGGTGGGGGCTGAAGAACCTCAG TTGCTTAGGACAGAATCTGGCGACGAGCTTGTTCATAGGAGAGATAAGCTTCGCGATCGTCATCGGCGTTCTTGGGCTGGTGCTGTTCGCCCTGCTCATTGGCAATATGcaa TCTTACCTCCAAGCGACGATGATCCGGCTGGAAGAGTGGCGGACCAAGCGGACGGACATGGAGCGGTGGATGCACCACCGTCAGATCCCGCAGCAGCTAAAGCAGTGCGTGCGTCGGTACCAGCAGTACACGTGGGTGGCCACCCGGGGCGTGGACGAGGAGGCCTTGCTCAAGGACCTCCCCATGGACATCCGCCGGGACATCAAGCGCCACCTCTGCCTGGACCTGGTCCGCAGAGTTCCCCTCTTCGACGAGATGGACGAGCGCACGCTCGAGGCCATCTGCGAGCGGCTGCGGCCGGCGCTCTACACGCGCGGCACGCGGCTGGTGCGCGAGCTCGACCCCGTGGACTCCATGCTCTTCATCATCCGGGGCTACCTGGACTCGTACACCACGCAGGGCGGGCGGTCCGGGTTCTTCAACTCGTGCCGCATCGGGGCCGGCGAGTTCTGCGGGGAGGAGCTGCTGACTTGGGCGCTGGACCCAAGGCCGTCGGAGTACTTGCCCCGGTCCACGCGCACCGTGAGGGCGGTCTCCGAGGTCGAGGCGTTCGCGCTCGTGGCGGAGGATTTAAGGTTCGTGGCGTCGCAGTTCCGGCGCTTGCACAGCGCGAGGATCCGGCATAGGTTCAGGTTCTACTCGCACCAGTGGCGCACCTGGGCCGCGTGCTTTATTCAGGCCGCGTGGCGGAGGCATAAGCGGCGCCGCGCGTCCATGGAGCTCAGGATGATGCCggaagggggaggagggggagcgagggcgggaGGAGGGGGCGTGAGGTGTCGGAGGCATAGCTGCGACGGCAAGGCGCTCAAGAAGCCCATGGAGCCGGACTtcacggtggaggaggaagacgactgA
- the LOC100844899 gene encoding uncharacterized protein LOC100844899 isoform X4 — protein sequence MQAGWHVPRLAAGGAGEAVQEEPQGPGAVAGLLGGAGVADARGQQQPPPAAAVRPPGPRHPPVEQGLPGGVPGVAVRGPFVPVPDGHPAEHVHRVQALPGAHALHDPVPARRLLRRPHLPPFPDRLHRAVFQGVWERGACHPALQDRQEVPVQYLLVRPHHRAASAAVCDLDSGADAEGIRNGEQEGHPSLQHHLPVPPPAFPDLPAHEADRHGHRCHDGERVGQRRVQSHTLHARKPCAGSVVVPVLGAEAGGVLEGGVPPGRAHVSDRVLRLQHREQQQDDLVPAEQHNKLVHPEQQLLPVWDLRGGAGPKADHVGVYAEVFLLLLVGAEEPQLLRTESGDELVHRRDKLRDRHRRSWAGAVRPAHWQYSYLQATMIRLEEWRTKRTDMERWMHHRQIPQQLKQCVRRYQQYTWVATRGVDEEALLKDLPMDIRRDIKRHLCLDLVRRVPLFDEMDERTLEAICERLRPALYTRGTRLVRELDPVDSMLFIIRGYLDSYTTQGGRSGFFNSCRIGAGEFCGEELLTWALDPRPSEYLPRSTRTVRAVSEVEAFALVAEDLRFVASQFRRLHSARIRHRFRFYSHQWRTWAACFIQAAWRRHKRRRASMELRMMPEGGGGGARAGGGGVRCRRHSCDGKALKKPMEPDFTVEEEDD from the exons ATGCAAGCCGGGTGGCACGTCCCGAGGCTGGCCgccggaggagccggagaagCCGTGCAGGAGGAGCCTCAAGGACCGGGTGCTGTCGCGGGCCTTCTCGGAGGAGCTGGAGTCGCTGATGCACGCGGGCAACAACAACCACCACCAGCTGCCGCTGTTCGACCCCCGGGGCCGCGTCATCCACCTGTGGAACAAGGTCTTCCTGGCGGCGTGCCTGGTGTCGCTGTTCGTGGACCCTTTGTTCCTGTACCTGACGGGCACCCAGCAGAACATGTGCATCGAGTTCAAGCACTCCCTGGCGCTCACGCTCTCCATGATCCGGTCCCTGCTCGACGTCTTCTACGCCGTCCACATCTTCCTCCGTTTCCGGACCGCCTTCATCGCGCCGTCTTCCAGGGTGTTTGGGAGAGGGGAGCTTGTCATCCTGCCTTACAAGATCGCCAGGAGGTACCTGTCCAGTACCTTCTGGTTCGACCTCATCACCGCGCTGCCTCTGCCGCAG TTTGTGATCTGGATTCTGGTGCCGATGCTGAAGGAATCCGCAACGGCGAACAGGAAGGACATCCTTCGCTTCAGCATCATCTTCCAGTACCTCCCCCGGCTTTTCCAGATCTTCCCGCTCACGAGGCAGATCGTCATGGCCACCGGTGCCATGACGGAGAACGCGTGGGCCAGCGCCGCGTACAATCTCATACTCTACATGCTCGCAAGCCAT GTGCTGGGAGCGTTGTGGTACCTGTTCTCGGTGCAGAGGCAGGAGGCGTGCTGGAGGGCGGCGTGCCACCTGGACGGGCCCATGTGTCAGACCGAGTTCTTCGACTGCAACACCGTGAGCAACAACAGGACGATCTGGTACCAGCTGAGCAACATAACAAGCTTGTGCACCCCGAGCAACAGCTTCTACCAGTTTGGGATCTACGGGGAGGCGCTGGACCAAAAGCTGACCACGTCGGCGTTTACGCAGAAGTATTTCTACTGCTTCTGGTGGGGGCTGAAGAACCTCAG TTGCTTAGGACAGAATCTGGCGACGAGCTTGTTCATAGGAGAGATAAGCTTCGCGATCGTCATCGGCGTTCTTGGGCTGGTGCTGTTCGCCCTGCTCATTGGCAATAT TCTTACCTCCAAGCGACGATGATCCGGCTGGAAGAGTGGCGGACCAAGCGGACGGACATGGAGCGGTGGATGCACCACCGTCAGATCCCGCAGCAGCTAAAGCAGTGCGTGCGTCGGTACCAGCAGTACACGTGGGTGGCCACCCGGGGCGTGGACGAGGAGGCCTTGCTCAAGGACCTCCCCATGGACATCCGCCGGGACATCAAGCGCCACCTCTGCCTGGACCTGGTCCGCAGAGTTCCCCTCTTCGACGAGATGGACGAGCGCACGCTCGAGGCCATCTGCGAGCGGCTGCGGCCGGCGCTCTACACGCGCGGCACGCGGCTGGTGCGCGAGCTCGACCCCGTGGACTCCATGCTCTTCATCATCCGGGGCTACCTGGACTCGTACACCACGCAGGGCGGGCGGTCCGGGTTCTTCAACTCGTGCCGCATCGGGGCCGGCGAGTTCTGCGGGGAGGAGCTGCTGACTTGGGCGCTGGACCCAAGGCCGTCGGAGTACTTGCCCCGGTCCACGCGCACCGTGAGGGCGGTCTCCGAGGTCGAGGCGTTCGCGCTCGTGGCGGAGGATTTAAGGTTCGTGGCGTCGCAGTTCCGGCGCTTGCACAGCGCGAGGATCCGGCATAGGTTCAGGTTCTACTCGCACCAGTGGCGCACCTGGGCCGCGTGCTTTATTCAGGCCGCGTGGCGGAGGCATAAGCGGCGCCGCGCGTCCATGGAGCTCAGGATGATGCCggaagggggaggagggggagcgagggcgggaGGAGGGGGCGTGAGGTGTCGGAGGCATAGCTGCGACGGCAAGGCGCTCAAGAAGCCCATGGAGCCGGACTtcacggtggaggaggaagacgactgA